The DNA segment GAACAAactaatataaaacataatttatgaaGTACACATCTTAGCAACAATGTTTGTATAGTAGTAGCTTCCTTaactaaaaaccaaacaaacaaaatagtttGACACTGCCACAGTGTTCTGCTTTGGCATGAGATGCCTGTCAAAGCAGCTTTGGTATTTGATGGACTTGGATGAGGCCGTGTTAACTGAACcgataattaataaataaacatctgaGAAATATTCATATTACAATATGTGTTTCTACCTTCAGCAATGCAGATATTCTTCTTTGCTATAATAAATCACAGGGAATTTATCTTGttgtaattatatttaatggatgctcaataaataaatgtataagtTAAATAGCATACAGCAGGTACATATTTGTCAAAGGGTACAATGAAAGACTGGTGTTCTGATGAAATTCATCATGTAGCTGAACAACACAATCGACAGAGCAGCGCCATTTGATTGTAACCACACAGGAAGTTCCTGGGTATCTGTTTTGTTCAAAGTCTGCACCATCTTAGATGCCTTACCATAACAGCAaaaccagtttaaaaaaaacaactttgctCTAGGTGGTGGTGGCTAATGTGAATTTTCATGGGGTGTACcacaatgtgtttatttacaggAAACACTTGCATGCACAAGAACATGTACAGTGGTGAGTGTAACAACACTGATTTCACTACACTCAATATGCaatcctcctgcagctctgatcAGACAAAACCCTGCATCCTGTGATATCAGAGCagaacaaaatgtctttgtgtctctatctcTATTGAAGTGAGCCCTTTGCTATCACAGAGCAcctctttcattttttctttttttttgcaaatgtttttctcttacATTGTCGCCTCTAGCTTTTTAAGATTTAtcttctgtctttctgcatAAACAATATGGGCATTTAGTCTTCAGTCTGACTCTTAAAGCCAACAGTTGTTGTCCTGATTTGACCTTAAAGACAACAGCATTTATCCTTGATGATGTAATGTGAAATTCACTTTGATGGAGCTGATAAAAAGGGATGGTATGCAGACATACCATCCCTTTTTATCAACTCCATCTTTTCAAGATGGTGGTGTTTTGAGGTAATCTGTGCACCTGGACTTCAGAGTTTAAACACACTGTGATCAAACTAGATTAATGATTCCCCCTTGTGGCCACGGTAATGACTGAAACTTTTTCttgttctgttttcatctgttttaaaATTGGCGTAACTTTAAATAGCTTGACAAGATGTGCTTCGGAGTGATGATCATCTGTAGGGAGCGGGTTTAAggggaaaggagggaagaaacATTCACATGCAGTAAGTGTAACCTTAAAAAGTACTCATGATACCTGATAAATGTCATGGCATGTGGGAgaaagttttattgttttggtgcaATAATACCTTTCAGTTTGTACTTATTTATTTGACATCAAAACTGAcatcaaaacagatttttatacAGACAGAATATAAAAGAGCAATAGTCATGATTAGACAATTTCTAGATTTTGCTGTATTATCAtgtaaaaaaaggaagaaaaaaacaagctgacagTAAATTAGCTGAAAATGGAGATCaccaaatgaaaatgacaactcTTCAACTCTTCTTCTCAAAGTCAATGAAATGTCCAACCATTGGTCTTTATGCCTGAATGATGCGGCTGTACAGGACTTAGGCTTCCTTGCGTATAATCAATTTCACTTTGGAAAGTATCTTTCCCGTTACCCTGAAGAGCGGGAGAAGACAGACACGTATGAGCTGGAGGAGGGGTCTGACcagacaataaaaatgaaactggATGGTTCTGAGGCAGGGCGTAACAATCCAGATGTGCAAGAATGACAGACAAGCAAACAGCAAGCCCCAGATCAGTGACAAAGGGAAGCCCAAAATGAGAGTAAAGAATCGATAGATCCAGCGCCTTGTCTGTGTGAAGGTGTGGTAGCTGACTTTCCACATGAAATCCAGACTGTGTAGGCCATCAGGCTCTGCAATCACATCTGCAAACTCGACCTAAAGCATACAGAGGTTGGtcatttatttactgtgtttggTTATATAGGCTTAAAAGTTCAGTTCACACATA comes from the Larimichthys crocea isolate SSNF chromosome VI, L_crocea_2.0, whole genome shotgun sequence genome and includes:
- the LOC104920518 gene encoding caveolin-3 isoform X1, whose product is MDENEAQITVESQTMTDIDNRDPKEIHAEGARVEFADVIAEPDGLHSLDFMWKVSYHTFTQTRRWIYRFFTLILGFPLSLIWGLLFACLSFLHIWIVTPCLRTIQFHFYCLVRPLLQLIRVCLLPLFRVTGKILSKVKLIIRKEA